In Balaenoptera musculus isolate JJ_BM4_2016_0621 chromosome 19, mBalMus1.pri.v3, whole genome shotgun sequence, one genomic interval encodes:
- the DACT3 gene encoding dapper homolog 3, translated as MIRAFSFPVSPERGRLRGWLEGSLAGLCELHWLRERQEYRVQQALRLAQPGMGGAEAEDEEDADEDEDAAAARRAAAALEEQLEALPGLIWDLGQQLGDLSLESGGLEQESGRSSGFYEDPSSTGGPDSPPSTFCGDSGFSGSGSYGRLGPSEPRGIYASERPKSLGDASPSAHEAVGARAAVPRSFSAPYPTAAVPEACSSAERRARAGPFLTPSPLHAVALRSPRPCSRPPPDSPDAAGSGRPLDGYISALLRRRRRRGAGQPRTSPGGADGGPRRQNSVRQRPPDASPPPGGARSAPEPPVERAVGRSASPAPLGRGWASPWESEAAPEPAAPPAAPSPPDSPAEGRLVKAQYIPGAQAATRGLPGRAARRKAPPLTRGRSVEQSPPRERPRAAGRRGRMTEASGRRGSPRARKAARSQSETSLLGRAAAVPPGPPKYPTAEREEPRPPRPRRGPAPTLAAQAAGSCRRWRSTAEIDAADGRRGRPRGPAARGPGPGPSPSAPQRRLLYGCAGSDSECSAGRLGPLGRRGPTGGVGVGYGESESSASEGESPAFSSASSDSDGSGGLVWPQQLVAATAASGPGAGAGGGAPAGPAKVFVKIKASHALKKKILRFRSGSLKVMTTV; from the exons ATGATCCGGGCCTTCTCCTTCCCGGTGAGCCCCGAGAGGGGTCGGCTGCGGGGCTGGCTGGAGGGCAGCCTGGCCGGGCTCTGCGAGTTACACTGGCTCCGGGAGAGGCAGGAGTACCGCGTGCAGCAGGCGCTGCGGCTGGCCCAGCCCGGAATGGGGGGCGCCGAGGCCGAGGACGAGGAGGACGCCGACGAGGACGAAGATGCGGCGGCGGCGCGCCGGGCCGCAGCGGCTCTGGAAGAGCAGCTG GAGGCCTTGCCCGGGCTCATCTGGGACCTGGGCCAGCAGCTGGGAGACCTGAGCCTGGAGTCTGGGGGCCTGGAACAGGAGAGTGGGCGCAGCTCGG GCTTCTATGAAGACCCCAGCTCCACAGGAGGTCCGGACTCACCACCCTCGACCTTCTGTGGGGACAGTGGCTTCTCCGGATCTGGCTCCTATGGACGCCTGGGTCCCTCTGAACCCCGGGGCATCTATGCCAGCGAGAGGCCCAAGTCCCTAG GAGACGCCAGTCCCAGTGCACACGAGGCGGTGGGCGCTCGGGCAGCCGTGCCCCGGTCCTTCTCGGCGCCCTACCCGACGGCTGCGGTCCCGGAGGCCTGCTCCTCCGCGGAGCGACGAGCCCGCGCGGGGCCCTTCCTGACGCCCAGCCCCCTGCACGCCGTGGCGCTGCGCAGCCCGCGGCCGTGCAGCCGTCCTCCCCCGGACTCGCCAGACGCCGCGGGCTCCGGGCGGCCCCTGGACGGCTACATCTCGGCGCTCTTGCGCAGGCGCCGCCGCCGGGGGGCGGGCCAGCCCCGGACCAGTCCCGGGGGCGCGGACGGGGGCCCGCGGCGCCAGAACAGCGTGCGCCAGCGGCCGCCCGACGCGTCCCCGCCCCCCGGAGGCGCGCGGTCCGCGCCGGAGCCCCCGGTGGAGCGCGCGGTGGGCCGTTCCGCCAGCCCGGCCCCCTTGGGCCGCGGCTGGGCTTCGCCGTGGGAGTCGGAGGCGGCCCCCGAGCCCGCCGCACCGCCCGCTGCCCCCTCGCCCCCCGACAGCCCGGCCGAGGGCCGCCTGGTGAAGGCACAGTACATCCCAGGCGCGCAGGCCGCCACCCGCGGCCTCCCCGGCCGCGCGGCGCGCCGCAAAGCGCCCCCACTGACCCGCGGCCGCAGCGTGGAGCAGTCCCCACCCCGGGAGCGTCCCCGGGCCGCGGGCCGCCGCGGACGCATGACCGAGGCTTCGGGCCGCCGGGGCTCGCCGAGGGCTCGCAAGGCCGCTCGCTCCCAGTCCGAGACCAGCCTTTTGGGCCGCGCCGCCGCGGTTCCTCCGGGTCCCCCCAAGTACCCTACAGCCGAAAGAGAAGAGCCTCGGCCGCCACGGCCCCGCCGTGGTCCAGCGCCCACTCTCGCGGCTCAGGCCGCGGGGTCCTGCCGCCGCTGGCGCTCCACGGCCGAGATCGACGCTGCCGATGGGCGCCGAGGCCGGCCCCGCGGTCCCGCTGCCCGAGGCCCGGGTCCTGGCCCATCCCCGTCAGCTCCTCAGCGCCGTTTGCTCTATGGCTGCGCGGGCAGCGACTCGGAGTGCTCGGCCGGGCGCCTGGGGCCCCTCGGACGCCGGGGCCCGACAGGCGGCGTCGGCGTCGGCTACGGGGAGAGTGAATCTAGCGCCAGCGAGGGGGAGTCGCCTGCCTTCAGCTCCGCATCCAGCGACTCCGATGGCAGCGGTGGCCTCGTGTGGCCGCAGCAGTTGGTGGCAGCCACCGCGGCCTCCGGGCCAGGGGCTGGTGCAGGTGGAGGGGCGCCCGCGGGCCCCGCCAAAGTCTTTGTGAAGATCAAGGCTTCCCACGCGCTCAAGAAGAAGATATTGCGTTTCCGTTCGGGTTCTCTCAAGGTCATGACTACAGTGTGA
- the GNG8 gene encoding guanine nucleotide-binding protein G(I)/G(S)/G(O) subunit gamma-8 isoform X1 produces MGVREKPRVSMSNNMAKIAEARKTVEQLKLEVNIDRMKVSQAAAELLAFCETHAKDDPLVTPVPAAENPFRDKRLFCVLL; encoded by the exons ATGGGTGTACGAGAGAAACCTCGTGTGT CCATGTCCAACAACATGGCCAAGATAGCGGAGGCCCGGAAGACGGTGGAACAGCTGAAGCTGGAGGTGAACATCGACCGTATGAAG GTGTCACAGGCGGCGGCCGAGCTCCTGGCCTTCTGCGAGACTCACGCCAAAGACGACCCGTTGGTGACGCCGGTACCCGCCGCAGAGAACCCCTTCCGCGACAAGCGCCTCTTTTGCGTCCTGCTCTGA
- the GNG8 gene encoding guanine nucleotide-binding protein G(I)/G(S)/G(O) subunit gamma-8 isoform X2, with protein sequence MSNNMAKIAEARKTVEQLKLEVNIDRMKVSQAAAELLAFCETHAKDDPLVTPVPAAENPFRDKRLFCVLL encoded by the exons ATGTCCAACAACATGGCCAAGATAGCGGAGGCCCGGAAGACGGTGGAACAGCTGAAGCTGGAGGTGAACATCGACCGTATGAAG GTGTCACAGGCGGCGGCCGAGCTCCTGGCCTTCTGCGAGACTCACGCCAAAGACGACCCGTTGGTGACGCCGGTACCCGCCGCAGAGAACCCCTTCCGCGACAAGCGCCTCTTTTGCGTCCTGCTCTGA